GGGTCGGCGGTCGCCAATACTATTTTTATCATCGTGATTAGCAACATCATTCATTACTTTGCCACGCCTTATTTAATGAGTAAAAACGCACTGTCTAAAATGAATTTGGGCTGGGAGACGACGGCTGGTCTGTTGGGTGACTCATGGTTTACATCGTTACGCCGCATCGTCGTGCCCAATTCGTTTTTTACGCTGATTGAAGTCGCTTCATTCTATTTTATCAGTGCCATGGTGACGATTAGCGCGGTTATCTTTATTTCAGGTGCCAAAACCATGGTACTCACCACCAAGATAGTCGAGCTACAGCACTTTGCGCGCTTCGATGAGATTTTTATCCTGTCACTAATGATATTGCTGACTAATATTGGCGCACTGATGTTGTTTGCTATTGTCCGTCATATTTATAGCAAAAGGCTCTCTGGTACAACGGCAATAAAAACCAAGAAAAAACCTAAGTCAATGGTGGTACCAACGTCTTCTTAGTCTTACTCATCGGTCAAGCGCATTGATAAGACTTATTTTCGTTTTATATTTTAAGCAACAACTTTTTCAGTATTAAAACCTCAACAAATAATAGGACAAATAATGTTTTTATTTAAAACGTTAGTGGCAAGTTTCGCGTGTGGGATCGTCTTAGCAGGTTGTAGTTCACCTGAGTCGGAAGGAGGTGCTTCTAGCAACGTCGAAGAAGTGGTCATTTATAGCAATGCCGACGAAGAAGCGGTCGAGGTCATCCAAGAGGTTTTAGACGAAGCAGGCTATGAAGGTCAGTATGTCTTTCAGTCTTTTGGGACAGGGGAGTTGGGTGGGCGTTTGCTGGCAGAAGGCGATAATACAGAGGCTGATATGGTGACGATGAGCTCGTTCTACTTAGAAAGCGCCCAAGCCAAGCATCCTATGTTTAAAGAATTGACCTTTGACGTTGACCCGCAAGTGGCGGTCCCAAATTACTATGCACCAATACTGGGCTTTACGGGCGCTATTATTTTAAACACAAAAGAGATGGCGGCGCAAAATCTGCCCAGACCAACCAGTGCCAAGGATTTGGCAAACCCGATCTACAAAAATAAAATTGCGATGGTGGATCCTAATGGCTCATCGACAGGTTGGCTCTTTATTCAAGACGTCACCGCTACTTATGGAATGGGCGCTGAAGGGCAGAAAATTATGAACGATATCCGCACCAATGCGGGTCCAAACTTGGAGTTGTCAGGCTCAGGTCCGATCAAAAAAGTGATGGCAGGTGAGGTGCCGATTGGTTTTGGCTTGCGTCATCAAGCAATCGCAAACAAAGCACAAGGCTTGCCTATTGATTATGTTGACCCAAGCGAGGGGAATTATACGCTGACGGAGTCGGTAGCCGTTATTGATAAAGCCGAGAACATCAATCCAAATGCGATGAAAATGGCTGAAATCATTGTTAAAAATGCGCGTCCAAAATTATTAACGATATACCCAAATGTGATTTATGACGGTGAAACAGTCGCTCCTGACAATCAAATCAAAAACAGTAAAACGTACGGCGAGCCACTGACGGCTGAGCTGTTAGATAAGCACAGAGCGTTTTTCCATGGACAAACTGAATCGTAAATGAATCTATAAAAACCGTGATGAGTAGTCATTATTCAAATGCACTATTTCATCGGCTAGTGGAATCCTTAAAACAAGGATTGAGCCGCTAAAACATAAATTGAGTATCATTTGTAATCAATCATAAAGAAGAAAAAAGCTATGACAGGGACAAGTAAATTATCAGATAAACAGTATGATGTGGTCGTCGTTGGGGGCGGTATCGTTGGTCTTGCCAGCGCTTATGCTGCCGTAAAAAAAGGGCTGAAAGTGGCGCTGGTAGAGCGTGAAGCACAGAATAAAGATGCCTCGATTCGTAACTTTGGCTTTGTGACGGTTAGTGGTCAGCGTAGCGGTGAACATTGGCAACGTGCCATGCACTCACGCAATATCTGGGCGGATATCGCGCCAAAAGCCGGTATCAAGGTTGAGCATACCGGTCTGCACATGCTGGTTCAGCGCCCTGAAGCGATGAGCGTTGCCGAAGCATTTTTGAAGAATGAAATGGGCGAGTCCTGTCGCTTATTGAGCCAATCAGAAATACAGGAGCAGACGCCTTATCTTAAAACAGGTTTGGGCGTTTTATATAGCCCGCACGAGCTGAGAGTCGAGTCAAATACCGCGATTGGCAAATTGGCGGACTGGTTAGCACAGGTGCATGGCGTGGATTTTTATAACAAAACCACGGTTCAGGCGGTTGATCTACCCACTGTTCATACCAGTCGAGGGGCACTACAGACAGCGCATTGTGTGATCTGTCCTGGGGCAGATTTACATGGCTTATATCCTGATACTTTAGCGCAGTCTGATGCCAAACTCTGTACCCTCAATATGATGCGCGTGATGCCAAGGCAAGCATTCAAACTAAATGCTGCTGTCATGTCAGATCTGAGTTTTGCTCGTTATGATGGGTTTGCTCAGCTACCAGAAGCCCGTGCGCTTATCAGCTTACTTGATAACACCCAAGCTGCTGAACGAAAGGCTGGCGTACACTTAATCGTTGTTCAATCAGCGGATGGCTCACTTATCATTGGTGACAGTCATGATTACTGTGATAAAGAGCTGCCCTTTAGAGACACTTGTCAAGATAACTTAATCATCAACGAGTTCAAAAAAGTCATGGATATCGGTGAGGTAGACATCACTCAGCACTGGTTAGGGGTCTATCCAAGTGCCGACAATGTCGTGTTTAAAGCATCACCAGAATCAGGAGTTGCCATCGGTACCATCACAAGCGGCACAGGCGCATCAACGGGATTTGCCTTTGGTGAAGAGTTAATTAATTTAGTATTGGAGTCAAAATAATGAATACAGATATTCATCGTATCAAAGCGCCATTCGACGCGATCAAACTGTGTGTCTTTGATATGGCAGGCACGACCGTCAATGAAAACAATTTGGTTTATAAGACCGTATGTGATGCGATCAATCACACCCTACAACAGGTTGGTCAAACAGAC
This region of Psychrobacter sp. JCM 18902 genomic DNA includes:
- a CDS encoding ABC transporter substrate-binding protein → MFLFKTLVASFACGIVLAGCSSPESEGGASSNVEEVVIYSNADEEAVEVIQEVLDEAGYEGQYVFQSFGTGELGGRLLAEGDNTEADMVTMSSFYLESAQAKHPMFKELTFDVDPQVAVPNYYAPILGFTGAIILNTKEMAAQNLPRPTSAKDLANPIYKNKIAMVDPNGSSTGWLFIQDVTATYGMGAEGQKIMNDIRTNAGPNLELSGSGPIKKVMAGEVPIGFGLRHQAIANKAQGLPIDYVDPSEGNYTLTESVAVIDKAENINPNAMKMAEIIVKNARPKLLTIYPNVIYDGETVAPDNQIKNSKTYGEPLTAELLDKHRAFFHGQTES
- a CDS encoding TIGR03364 family FAD-dependent oxidoreductase; translated protein: MTGTSKLSDKQYDVVVVGGGIVGLASAYAAVKKGLKVALVEREAQNKDASIRNFGFVTVSGQRSGEHWQRAMHSRNIWADIAPKAGIKVEHTGLHMLVQRPEAMSVAEAFLKNEMGESCRLLSQSEIQEQTPYLKTGLGVLYSPHELRVESNTAIGKLADWLAQVHGVDFYNKTTVQAVDLPTVHTSRGALQTAHCVICPGADLHGLYPDTLAQSDAKLCTLNMMRVMPRQAFKLNAAVMSDLSFARYDGFAQLPEARALISLLDNTQAAERKAGVHLIVVQSADGSLIIGDSHDYCDKELPFRDTCQDNLIINEFKKVMDIGEVDITQHWLGVYPSADNVVFKASPESGVAIGTITSGTGASTGFAFGEELINLVLESK